A DNA window from Enterobacter cloacae subsp. cloacae ATCC 13047 contains the following coding sequences:
- the deoC gene encoding deoxyribose-phosphate aldolase, which yields MTDLTASSLRALKLMDLTTLNDDDTNEKVIALCHQAKTPVGNTAAVCIYPRFIPIARKTLKEQGTPDVRIATVTNFPHGNDDIEIALAETRAAIAYGADEVDVVFPYRALIAGNEQVGFDLVKACKDACAAANVLLKVIIETGELKEEALIRKASEISIKAGADFIKTSTGKVPVNATPESARIMMEVIRDMGVSKTVGFKPAGGVRTAEDAQQFLAIADELFGEEWADSRHYRFGASSLLASLLKALGHGDGKSASSY from the coding sequence ATGACCGATTTAACTGCAAGCAGCCTGCGCGCGTTGAAACTGATGGACCTGACCACCCTGAACGATGACGACACCAATGAAAAAGTCATCGCCCTGTGTCATCAGGCGAAAACGCCAGTGGGCAACACTGCCGCTGTCTGCATCTATCCGCGCTTTATCCCGATTGCCCGCAAAACTCTGAAAGAGCAGGGTACCCCGGACGTGCGCATTGCAACCGTAACTAACTTCCCGCACGGCAACGACGATATCGAGATCGCGCTGGCGGAAACCCGCGCGGCGATTGCCTACGGCGCAGACGAAGTTGACGTGGTATTCCCGTACCGTGCGCTGATCGCGGGCAACGAGCAGGTGGGCTTTGACCTGGTGAAAGCCTGTAAAGACGCCTGCGCGGCGGCAAACGTGCTGCTGAAAGTGATCATCGAAACCGGCGAACTGAAAGAAGAAGCGCTGATTCGTAAAGCGTCCGAAATCTCCATCAAAGCCGGTGCGGATTTCATTAAAACCTCTACCGGTAAAGTGCCGGTGAATGCGACCCCGGAAAGCGCGCGCATCATGATGGAAGTGATCCGCGATATGGGCGTGTCCAAAACTGTGGGCTTTAAACCGGCGGGCGGTGTGCGTACTGCGGAAGACGCGCAGCAGTTCCTGGCGATTGCCGACGAGCTGTTCGGCGAAGAGTGGGCGGACTCACGTCACTACCGCTTCGGCGCGTCCAGCCTGCTGGCAAGCCTGCTGAAAGCGCTGGGTCATGGCGACGGTAAGAGCGCCAGCAGCTACTAA
- the deoA gene encoding thymidine phosphorylase, giving the protein MFLAQEIIRKKRDGHALSDEEIRFFINGIRDNTISEGQIAALAMTIFFHDMSMPERVSLTMAMRDSGTVLDWKSLNLNGPIVDKHSTGGVGDVTSLMLGPMVAACGGYIPMISGRGLGHTGGTLDKLEAIPGFDIFPDDNRFREIIKDVGVAIIGQTSSLAPADKRFYATRDITATVDSIPLITASILAKKLAEGLDALVMDVKVGSGAFMPTYELSAQLAEAIVGVANGAGVRTTALLTDMNQVLASSAGNAVEVREAVQFLTGEYRNPRLFDVTMALCVEMLISGKLAKDDAEARAKLQAVLDNGKAAEIFGRMVAAQKGPTDFVENYAKYLPTATLSKAVYADSEGFVSAMDTRALGMAVVSMGGGRRQASDTIDYSVGFTDMARLGDSVDGERPLAVIHAKDEASWQEAAKAVKAAITLADKAPESSPSVYRRITE; this is encoded by the coding sequence GTGTTTCTCGCACAAGAAATTATTCGTAAAAAACGTGATGGTCATGCATTAAGCGACGAAGAGATCCGCTTCTTTATCAACGGCATTCGAGATAACACCATCTCAGAAGGGCAGATTGCAGCCCTGGCGATGACCATCTTCTTCCACGATATGTCGATGCCTGAGCGTGTCTCGTTGACCATGGCGATGCGAGATTCAGGAACCGTACTGGACTGGAAGAGCCTCAACCTCAACGGCCCGATTGTCGACAAACACTCCACCGGCGGCGTAGGCGATGTAACGTCTCTGATGCTCGGCCCCATGGTGGCGGCCTGCGGCGGTTATATCCCGATGATCTCCGGGCGCGGCCTGGGACACACCGGCGGTACGCTCGACAAACTGGAAGCCATTCCGGGCTTCGATATCTTCCCGGATGACAACCGCTTCCGCGAAATTATTAAAGACGTTGGCGTGGCGATCATCGGCCAGACCAGCTCGCTCGCCCCGGCAGACAAGCGCTTCTACGCAACCCGCGATATCACCGCAACCGTTGACTCCATCCCGCTGATCACCGCCTCTATTCTGGCGAAGAAACTGGCAGAGGGGCTGGACGCGCTGGTAATGGACGTAAAAGTGGGTAGCGGCGCGTTTATGCCAACCTATGAACTCTCTGCTCAGCTTGCTGAAGCGATTGTTGGCGTTGCCAACGGCGCAGGCGTGCGCACCACCGCACTGCTGACGGACATGAATCAGGTGCTGGCCTCCAGCGCTGGTAACGCCGTCGAAGTGCGCGAAGCCGTTCAGTTTCTGACAGGCGAATACCGCAACCCACGACTGTTCGACGTGACCATGGCGCTGTGCGTCGAGATGCTGATTTCAGGCAAACTGGCGAAAGACGACGCTGAAGCGCGCGCGAAGCTGCAGGCGGTGCTGGATAACGGCAAAGCGGCAGAAATCTTTGGCCGCATGGTGGCGGCGCAAAAAGGCCCGACCGATTTCGTGGAAAACTACGCGAAATACCTGCCGACCGCGACGCTCAGCAAAGCCGTTTATGCCGATAGCGAAGGTTTCGTCTCTGCTATGGACACCCGTGCACTGGGTATGGCGGTGGTCTCGATGGGCGGCGGCCGTCGTCAGGCATCGGACACTATTGATTACAGCGTTGGCTTTACCGATATGGCCCGTCTGGGCGACAGCGTTGACGGAGAACGTCCGCTGGCGGTGATCCACGCCAAAGACGAAGCCAGCTGGCAGGAGGCGGCGAAGGCGGTGAAAGCGGCCATTACGCTTGCTGATAAAGCACCAGAAAGCTCGCCTTCGGTCTATCGTCGTATCACCGAATAG
- the deoB gene encoding phosphopentomutase, with product MKRAFIMVLDSFGIGATEDAERFGDVGSDTMGHIAEACAKGEADNGRKGPLTLPNLTRLGLVKAHEGSTGKIAAGMDGNAEVVGAYAWAHELSSGKDTPSGHWEIAGVPVLFDWGYFSDHENSFPQELLDKLVKRANLPGYLGNCHSSGTVILDQLGEEHMKTGKPIFYTSADSVFQIACHEETFGLDKLYELCEIAREELTEGGYNIGRVIARPFIGDKAGNFQRTGNRHDLAVEPPAPTVLQKLVDEKGGHVVSVGKIADIYANCGITKKVKATGLDALFDATVKEMKEAGDNTIVFTNFVDFDSSWGHRRDVAGYAAGLELFDRRLPELMELVGEDDILILTADHGCDPTWTGTDHTREHIPVLVYGPKVKPGSLGHRETFADIGQTIAKYFGTSDMEYGKAMF from the coding sequence ATGAAACGTGCATTTATTATGGTGCTGGACTCATTCGGCATCGGCGCAACCGAAGATGCAGAACGTTTTGGTGACGTGGGTTCCGATACCATGGGTCACATCGCGGAAGCCTGTGCGAAAGGCGAAGCGGACAACGGTCGTAAAGGCCCTCTGACTCTGCCCAATCTGACCCGCCTCGGTCTGGTGAAAGCGCATGAAGGTTCTACCGGTAAAATCGCTGCCGGTATGGACGGCAACGCGGAAGTGGTGGGCGCTTACGCCTGGGCGCATGAGCTCTCTTCCGGTAAAGACACCCCGTCCGGTCACTGGGAAATCGCCGGTGTGCCGGTTCTGTTTGACTGGGGCTATTTCTCCGATCACGAGAACAGCTTCCCGCAGGAACTGCTTGATAAGCTGGTGAAACGCGCCAACCTGCCGGGCTACCTCGGTAACTGCCACTCTTCCGGTACCGTGATTCTGGATCAGCTCGGCGAAGAGCACATGAAAACCGGTAAGCCGATTTTCTACACCTCTGCTGACTCCGTATTCCAGATTGCCTGCCACGAAGAGACGTTTGGCCTGGATAAACTGTACGAGCTGTGCGAAATCGCCCGTGAAGAGCTGACCGAAGGCGGCTACAACATTGGTCGTGTTATCGCGCGTCCGTTTATCGGCGACAAAGCGGGTAACTTCCAGCGTACCGGTAACCGTCACGACTTGGCCGTTGAGCCACCGGCACCTACCGTGCTGCAGAAACTGGTTGATGAGAAAGGCGGTCACGTGGTTTCCGTGGGTAAAATCGCCGATATCTACGCCAACTGCGGTATCACCAAAAAGGTGAAAGCCACCGGCCTGGATGCGCTGTTTGACGCGACCGTCAAAGAGATGAAAGAAGCGGGTGATAACACCATCGTCTTCACCAACTTCGTCGACTTCGACTCCTCCTGGGGCCACCGTCGCGACGTGGCGGGTTATGCGGCCGGCCTGGAGCTGTTCGACCGTCGTCTGCCAGAGCTGATGGAGCTGGTGGGTGAAGATGACATTCTGATCCTGACCGCTGACCACGGCTGTGACCCAACCTGGACCGGTACTGACCACACCCGTGAGCACATTCCGGTGCTGGTGTATGGCCCGAAAGTGAAACCGGGCTCGCTGGGTCACCGTGAAACCTTCGCGGACATCGGCCAGACGATTGCGAAATATTTTGGCACGTCTGACATGGAATATGGCAAGGCGATGTTCTGA
- the deoD gene encoding purine-nucleoside phosphorylase, which yields MATPHINAEMGDFADVVLMPGDPLRAKHIAETFLEDVREVNNVRGMLGFTGTYKGRKISVMGHGMGIPSCSIYTKELITDFGVKKIIRVGSCGAVRMDVKLRDVVIGMGACTDSKVNRMRFKDHDFAAIADFGMVRNAVDAAKALGVDARVGNLFSADLFYAPDGGEMFDVMEKYGILGVEMEAAGIYGVAAEFGAKALTICTVSDHIRTHEQTTAAERQTTFNDMIKIALESVLLGDKE from the coding sequence ATGGCAACTCCTCACATTAACGCAGAAATGGGTGATTTCGCTGACGTCGTATTGATGCCGGGCGACCCGCTGCGCGCGAAACACATTGCAGAAACTTTCCTGGAAGACGTGCGTGAAGTGAACAACGTTCGCGGCATGCTGGGCTTCACCGGAACGTACAAAGGCCGCAAAATCTCCGTGATGGGCCACGGTATGGGTATCCCATCCTGCTCCATCTACACCAAAGAGCTGATCACCGACTTCGGCGTGAAGAAAATCATCCGTGTTGGCTCCTGCGGCGCGGTGCGCATGGACGTTAAACTGCGTGACGTGGTGATTGGTATGGGTGCCTGCACCGATTCCAAAGTCAACCGTATGCGTTTCAAAGATCACGACTTCGCGGCGATTGCTGACTTCGGCATGGTGCGTAACGCGGTTGACGCGGCTAAAGCGCTGGGCGTTGATGCTCGCGTGGGTAACCTGTTCTCCGCGGATCTGTTCTATGCGCCGGACGGCGGCGAGATGTTCGACGTGATGGAAAAATACGGCATCCTGGGCGTGGAAATGGAAGCGGCGGGCATCTACGGCGTCGCGGCTGAGTTCGGTGCGAAAGCGCTGACCATCTGCACCGTGTCTGACCACATCCGTACCCACGAGCAGACCACGGCTGCTGAGCGTCAGACCACCTTCAACGACATGATCAAAATCGCGCTGGAATCCGTTCTGCTGGGCGATAAAGAGTAA
- the lplA gene encoding lipoate--protein ligase LplA — MTTLRLLLSDSYDPWFNLAVEECIFRQMPATQRVLFLWRNADTVVIGRAQNPWKECNTRRMEEDNVRLARRSSGGGAVFHDLGNTCFTFMAGKPEYDKTISTSIVLNALNSLGVTAEASGRNDLVVKTPDGDRKVSGSAYRETLDRGFHHGTLLLNADLSRLANYLNPDKKKLQAKGITSVRGRVANLVELLPDITHAQICKAIQEAFFAHYGERVEAEVISPDKTPDLPNFAETFARQSSWEWNFGQAPAFSHLLDERFTWGDVELHFDVEKGHITRTQVFTDSLNPAPLEALAARLQGCLYRADMLQQECDALIGDFPGQENELRELSAWIARAVR, encoded by the coding sequence ATGACGACGTTACGCCTGCTGCTCTCTGACTCTTACGATCCGTGGTTTAATCTTGCGGTAGAAGAGTGCATCTTCCGCCAGATGCCCGCCACCCAACGCGTGCTGTTTCTCTGGCGCAACGCCGACACGGTGGTCATTGGCCGCGCGCAGAATCCGTGGAAAGAGTGTAACACCCGGCGTATGGAAGAGGACAACGTCCGTCTGGCGCGCCGCAGCAGCGGCGGTGGTGCGGTATTCCACGATCTGGGCAATACCTGCTTTACCTTTATGGCGGGTAAGCCGGAATACGACAAGACCATCTCAACGTCCATTGTTCTCAACGCGCTCAATTCGCTCGGCGTGACGGCAGAAGCCTCCGGACGTAACGATCTGGTGGTCAAAACGCCAGACGGAGATCGCAAAGTGTCAGGCTCAGCCTATCGCGAAACACTGGATCGCGGCTTCCACCACGGCACCCTTCTTCTTAACGCCGATCTCAGCCGTCTGGCGAACTACCTGAATCCCGACAAGAAAAAACTGCAGGCCAAAGGGATCACTTCCGTGCGGGGGCGCGTGGCCAACCTGGTTGAGCTACTGCCAGACATCACTCACGCGCAAATCTGCAAGGCGATCCAGGAAGCCTTCTTTGCCCATTACGGTGAGCGCGTAGAGGCAGAGGTGATCTCCCCGGATAAAACCCCGGATCTGCCCAATTTCGCCGAAACCTTTGCCCGTCAGAGCAGCTGGGAGTGGAACTTTGGCCAGGCGCCTGCCTTTTCGCATCTGCTGGACGAACGCTTTACCTGGGGCGACGTGGAGCTGCACTTTGACGTAGAGAAAGGTCATATCACCCGCACGCAGGTATTTACGGACAGCCTTAACCCGGCGCCGTTAGAGGCGCTGGCGGCTCGTTTGCAGGGCTGTTTGTATCGGGCGGATATGCTGCAGCAGGAATGCGATGCGTTGATCGGGGATTTCCCGGGGCAGGAAAATGAGCTGAGGGAGTTGTCAGCGTGGATTGCACGGGCCGTGCGCTAG
- a CDS encoding YtjB family periplasmic protein — translation MARAKLKFRLHRAVIVLFCLALLVVLMQGASWFSQNHQRQRNPQFEELARTLARQVTLNVAPAMRTETPDDKRISQVLRQLTENSRILDAGVYDEKGDLIARAGEHVDVRDRLALDGKKAGGYFNQQIVEPIQGKNGPLGYLRLTLDTHTLPTEAKQVDNTTNILRLMLLLSLAIGVVLARTLLQGKRTRWQQSPFLLTASKSVPEDEESEKKD, via the coding sequence ATGGCTCGCGCAAAACTGAAATTCCGGCTTCATCGCGCCGTGATCGTCCTTTTCTGTCTCGCCCTGTTAGTGGTGCTGATGCAAGGGGCGTCGTGGTTTAGCCAGAATCATCAACGGCAACGGAATCCGCAGTTTGAGGAGCTGGCCCGCACGCTGGCGCGTCAGGTTACGCTTAACGTCGCGCCCGCTATGCGTACCGAAACGCCGGATGACAAACGCATCAGCCAGGTTTTGCGTCAGTTAACCGAGAACAGCCGTATCCTGGATGCCGGTGTCTACGATGAAAAAGGCGATCTGATTGCCCGCGCGGGCGAGCATGTCGACGTACGCGACAGGCTGGCGCTGGACGGTAAAAAAGCCGGGGGCTACTTTAACCAGCAGATCGTCGAACCTATTCAGGGCAAAAATGGTCCGCTGGGGTATCTGCGCCTGACGCTCGACACCCATACCCTGCCCACGGAAGCCAAACAGGTGGATAACACCACCAATATACTCCGTCTGATGCTCCTGCTCTCCCTCGCCATTGGCGTGGTACTGGCCCGCACCTTGCTGCAGGGTAAGCGCACTCGCTGGCAGCAGTCGCCCTTCCTGCTGACCGCCAGTAAATCCGTTCCTGAAGACGAAGAGAGCGAAAAGAAAGATTAG
- the serB gene encoding phosphoserine phosphatase — MPNITWCDLPTDVSLWPGLPLSLSGDEVMPLDYHAGRSGWLLYGRGLDKQRLTQYQTKLGAAMVIVAAWCVEDYQVIRLAGSLTQRATRLAHDAGLDVAPLGKIPHLKTPGLLVMDMDSTAIQIECIDEIAKLAGSGELVAEVTERAMRGELDFTASLRQRVATLKGADANILRQVRDELPLMPGLTQLVLKLQSLGWKVAIASGGFTFFADYLREKLHLTTVVANELEIMDGKLTGQVLGDIVDAQYKANTLSRLAEKYEIPVAQTVAIGDGANDLPMIKVAGLGIAYHAKPKVNEKTEVTIRHADLMGVFCILSGSLNQK, encoded by the coding sequence ATGCCGAACATTACCTGGTGCGACCTGCCAACGGATGTCTCTTTATGGCCAGGATTGCCGCTCTCTTTAAGTGGCGATGAGGTGATGCCTCTGGATTACCACGCTGGCCGTAGCGGCTGGCTGCTGTACGGACGCGGCCTGGATAAGCAACGCCTTACCCAATATCAAACTAAACTGGGTGCGGCGATGGTGATTGTCGCCGCCTGGTGTGTGGAAGATTATCAGGTCATTCGCCTGGCCGGTTCCCTGACGCAGCGTGCGACGCGTCTGGCGCACGACGCCGGGCTGGATGTTGCCCCGCTGGGTAAAATCCCGCATCTGAAAACGCCGGGTCTGCTGGTGATGGATATGGACTCTACCGCCATCCAGATTGAGTGTATCGATGAGATTGCCAAACTGGCGGGCAGCGGCGAGCTGGTGGCGGAAGTGACCGAGCGCGCGATGCGCGGCGAGCTGGATTTTACTGCCAGCCTGAGACAGCGCGTGGCGACCCTCAAAGGGGCCGATGCCAATATCCTGCGTCAGGTGCGCGATGAACTGCCGCTGATGCCCGGGCTGACGCAACTGGTGCTGAAGCTCCAGTCGCTGGGCTGGAAAGTGGCGATCGCTTCCGGTGGCTTTACCTTCTTCGCGGATTACCTGCGGGAAAAACTGCATCTGACCACCGTGGTCGCCAACGAGCTGGAGATCATGGACGGTAAGCTGACCGGGCAGGTGCTCGGCGATATCGTGGATGCGCAGTATAAAGCCAATACGCTGAGCCGACTGGCCGAGAAATATGAAATTCCGGTTGCCCAGACCGTTGCCATTGGCGATGGCGCAAACGATCTACCGATGATCAAAGTTGCCGGTCTTGGCATTGCCTACCATGCCAAGCCAAAAGTGAATGAAAAGACGGAAGTGACAATCCGTCACGCTGACCTGATGGGGGTGTTCTGCATCCTCTCCGGCAGCCTGAATCAGAAATAA
- the radA gene encoding DNA repair protein RadA: MAKAPKRAFVCNECGADYPRWQGQCSACHAWNTITEVRGVAASPSVARNERLSGYAGNAGVAKVQKLSEISLEALPRFSTGFKEFDRVLGGGVVPGSAILIGGNPGAGKSTLLLQTLCKLAEQMKTLYVTGEESLQQVAMRAHRLGLPTGNLNMLSETSIEQICMIAEEEQPKLMVIDSIQVMHMADIQSSPGSVAQVRETAAYLTRFAKTRGVAIVMVGHVTKDGSLAGPKVLEHCIDCSVMLDGDADSRFRTLRSHKNRFGAVNELGVFAMTEQGLREVSNPSAIFLSRGDEVTSGSSVMVLWEGTRPLLVEIQALVDHSMMGNPRRVAVGLEQNRLAILLAVLHRHGGLQMADQDVFVNVVGGVKVSETSADLALLLAMVSSLRDRPLPQDLVVFGEVGLAGEIRPVPSGQERISEAAKHGFRRAIVPAANVPKKIPEGMQVFGVKKLADALNVFDDL; encoded by the coding sequence GTGGCTAAAGCCCCAAAACGCGCATTTGTCTGTAATGAATGTGGTGCGGATTATCCGCGCTGGCAGGGGCAATGCAGCGCCTGCCATGCCTGGAACACCATCACCGAAGTGCGTGGTGTGGCGGCTTCGCCGAGCGTGGCCCGCAATGAACGCCTGAGCGGTTATGCGGGTAATGCCGGTGTGGCAAAAGTCCAAAAACTGTCAGAAATCAGTCTGGAAGCGTTGCCGCGCTTCTCCACCGGCTTCAAAGAATTTGACCGCGTGCTTGGCGGCGGCGTGGTGCCGGGCAGTGCGATCCTAATCGGCGGTAACCCGGGAGCGGGTAAATCGACCCTGCTGCTGCAAACGCTCTGCAAGCTCGCCGAGCAGATGAAAACCCTGTACGTCACTGGCGAAGAGTCCCTGCAGCAGGTGGCGATGCGAGCACACCGTCTGGGGTTACCTACCGGCAATCTGAATATGCTGTCGGAAACCAGCATTGAGCAGATCTGCATGATTGCTGAAGAAGAGCAGCCGAAGCTGATGGTGATTGACTCCATCCAGGTGATGCACATGGCGGATATTCAGTCCTCGCCGGGCAGCGTGGCGCAGGTGCGTGAGACCGCCGCGTATCTGACGCGTTTTGCCAAAACCCGCGGCGTGGCGATTGTGATGGTCGGCCACGTTACAAAAGATGGTTCCCTGGCGGGGCCAAAAGTGCTTGAGCACTGTATCGACTGCTCCGTGATGCTGGACGGCGACGCAGACTCCCGCTTCCGTACCCTGCGCAGCCACAAAAACCGCTTTGGTGCGGTGAATGAACTGGGCGTATTTGCCATGACCGAGCAGGGGCTGCGTGAAGTCAGCAACCCGTCGGCCATCTTCCTGAGCCGGGGGGATGAAGTCACCTCCGGCAGTTCGGTGATGGTGCTGTGGGAGGGGACGCGCCCGCTGCTCGTTGAAATTCAGGCGCTGGTGGATCACTCGATGATGGGTAACCCGCGGCGCGTGGCGGTCGGTCTGGAACAGAACCGTCTGGCGATCCTGCTGGCGGTGCTACACCGTCATGGTGGCCTGCAAATGGCCGATCAGGATGTCTTCGTCAACGTGGTCGGGGGCGTGAAAGTTTCAGAGACCAGTGCCGATCTGGCGCTGCTGCTGGCGATGGTCTCCAGTCTGCGTGACAGACCGCTGCCGCAGGATTTGGTGGTCTTCGGCGAAGTGGGGCTGGCCGGGGAGATCCGCCCGGTGCCCAGCGGCCAGGAGCGCATCTCCGAGGCGGCGAAACATGGCTTCCGCCGGGCGATTGTGCCGGCGGCCAACGTGCCGAAGAAGATCCCCGAAGGGATGCAGGTCTTTGGCGTTAAAAAACTCGCAGATGCGTTAAATGTCTTTGACGACTTATAA
- the nadR gene encoding multifunctional transcriptional regulator/nicotinamide-nucleotide adenylyltransferase/ribosylnicotinamide kinase NadR — translation MSSFDYIKTAIRQKGCTLQQVADASGMTKGYLSQLLNAKIKSPSAQKLEALHRFLGLEFPRMQKNIGVVFGKFYPLHTGHIYLIQRACSQVDELHIIMGYDEARDRQLFEDSAMSQQPTVPDRLRWLLQTFKYQKNIRIHAFNEEGMEPYPHGWDVWSNGIKAFMEEKGIAPNWIYTSEESDAPQFREHLGIETVLIDPKRTFMNISGAQIRENPFRYWDYIPTEVKPFFVRTVAILGGESSGKSTLVNKLANIFNTTSAWEYGRDYVFSHLGGDEMALQYSDYDKIALGHAQYIDFAVKYANKVAFIDTDFVTTQAFCKKYEGREHPFVQALIDEYRFDLVILLENNTPWVADGMRSLGSSVDRKEFQTMLVEMLHENNVEFVHVEASDYDTRFLRCVELVKEMMGEQG, via the coding sequence ATGTCATCATTTGACTACATCAAGACCGCAATCCGTCAGAAAGGCTGCACGCTACAGCAGGTGGCTGACGCCAGCGGCATGACGAAAGGCTATCTTAGCCAGTTGCTGAACGCTAAAATCAAAAGCCCCAGCGCGCAAAAGCTGGAAGCGTTACATCGCTTTCTGGGGCTTGAATTCCCGCGTATGCAAAAGAACATCGGCGTGGTGTTTGGTAAGTTTTACCCGCTGCATACCGGCCATATCTACCTGATCCAGCGCGCCTGTAGCCAGGTCGACGAACTGCACATCATCATGGGTTACGATGAAGCCCGTGACCGTCAGCTGTTTGAAGACAGCGCCATGTCGCAGCAGCCGACGGTGCCGGATCGCCTGCGCTGGCTGCTTCAGACCTTCAAATATCAGAAAAACATTCGCATTCATGCCTTTAACGAAGAGGGCATGGAGCCGTATCCACACGGCTGGGACGTGTGGAGCAATGGCATTAAAGCGTTTATGGAAGAGAAAGGGATTGCGCCCAACTGGATCTACACCTCTGAAGAGTCCGACGCACCGCAGTTCCGCGAGCATCTGGGCATTGAAACGGTGCTGATCGATCCTAAGCGTACATTCATGAACATCAGCGGGGCGCAGATCCGCGAAAACCCGTTCCGCTACTGGGATTACATCCCGACCGAAGTGAAGCCGTTCTTTGTGCGCACAGTTGCGATTCTGGGCGGTGAATCCAGCGGGAAATCGACGCTGGTTAACAAGCTGGCAAATATCTTCAATACCACCAGCGCGTGGGAATACGGACGTGATTATGTCTTTTCCCATCTGGGGGGAGACGAGATGGCGCTGCAGTATTCTGATTACGATAAAATCGCGCTAGGCCATGCTCAGTACATTGATTTCGCGGTGAAATACGCCAACAAAGTGGCCTTCATCGACACCGATTTTGTCACCACACAAGCTTTCTGTAAGAAGTATGAAGGACGCGAGCACCCGTTCGTACAGGCGCTGATCGATGAATATCGCTTCGACCTGGTGATCCTGCTGGAAAACAACACGCCGTGGGTCGCCGACGGGATGCGCAGCCTCGGTAGCTCAGTGGACAGAAAAGAGTTCCAGACGATGCTGGTGGAGATGCTTCATGAGAACAACGTGGAGTTTGTCCACGTTGAAGCGTCGGATTACGACACCCGTTTCCTGCGCTGCGTCGAGCTGGTGAAGGAGATGATGGGGGAGCAGGGGTAA